From Halalkalicoccus subterraneus, one genomic window encodes:
- a CDS encoding PadR family transcriptional regulator yields the protein MHDLTGFQRDLLYVIRGEDEPHGLAIKEELEAYYEKEIHHGRLYPNLDTLVDKGLVEKGQRDRRTNYYSLTRRGRREIEARREWEARYVDL from the coding sequence ATGCATGATCTGACAGGGTTTCAGCGGGATCTACTCTACGTTATCAGGGGGGAGGACGAACCGCACGGGCTCGCCATCAAGGAGGAGCTAGAGGCGTACTACGAGAAGGAGATCCATCACGGGCGATTGTATCCGAACCTCGATACGCTCGTCGATAAGGGGTTGGTCGAGAAGGGCCAACGCGACCGGCGGACGAACTATTACTCACTCACTCGGCGCGGACGCCGTGAGATCGAGGCCCGCCGCGAGTGGGAGGCTCGCTACGTCGACCTCTGA